In one Pseudomonas sp. SCA2728.1_7 genomic region, the following are encoded:
- a CDS encoding RluA family pseudouridine synthase, translated as MPLSNIHILHQDAAVLVVNKPTLLLSVPGRADDNKDCLITRLQENGYPEARIVHRLDWETSGIILLARDADTHRELSRQFHDRETEKAYTALAWGQPELDSGSIDLPLRYDPPTKPRHVVDHEFGKHALTFWRVLERCGDWCRVELTPITGRSHQLRVHMLSIGHPLLGDGLYAHEQALAAWPRLCLHASMLSFTHPQTGERLRFECPAPF; from the coding sequence ATGCCGCTGTCCAACATCCACATCCTCCATCAGGACGCCGCCGTACTGGTGGTGAACAAACCGACGTTGCTGCTCTCGGTGCCCGGTCGCGCCGACGACAACAAGGATTGCCTGATTACCCGTTTGCAGGAAAACGGCTACCCGGAAGCGCGCATCGTCCATCGTCTGGACTGGGAAACCTCCGGCATCATTTTGCTCGCGCGTGACGCCGACACCCACCGCGAACTGTCGCGGCAGTTTCACGACCGCGAAACCGAAAAGGCCTACACCGCGTTGGCCTGGGGTCAGCCGGAGCTCGACAGTGGCAGTATCGACCTGCCCCTGCGTTACGACCCGCCGACCAAACCGCGTCATGTGGTCGACCACGAATTCGGCAAGCATGCGCTGACCTTCTGGCGTGTGCTGGAGCGTTGCGGTGACTGGTGTCGCGTTGAGTTGACGCCGATCACCGGCCGTTCGCACCAATTGCGCGTGCACATGCTGTCGATCGGGCATCCGCTGCTCGGCGACGGGCTCTACGCCCATGAGCAGGCGCTGGCGGCATGGCCACGCCTGTGTCTGCACGCGAGCATGCTCAGCTTCACCCACCCGCAAACCGGCGAACGCCTGCGCTTCGAGTGCCCCGCGCCGTTCTGA